The following proteins are encoded in a genomic region of Streptomyces sp. NBC_01723:
- a CDS encoding GTP-binding protein: protein MSGPDRPALPVVIVGGLHAEARRATVARLLADVPGSVVLHHDLATAAAGTVVRTVRDATGVLSAGEAPLVNDCACCALREDLVPELVRLADAGGTPLAVVELWDSVEPKAMAEVVTAGGFTVTGVITAVDPALVLPYLGNGDDLAEGGLAAAATDQRTVADTFARQLEYAPVLALADSLPGSPEADDEDRELLAQLHPTARRVSVGPGGGRGGGHGGGHGGVPGNAPAAPGSAPAAPGSASAAPSSELARAALAGFDVESAAAAQHPACALLPAEADAHGVTTLVWHRRRPFHPGRLYAALEDLTCAAARSRGRFWLADKADTLLHWDAAGGALCVEGAGPWLASLPDAAWDLVPPVRRAAAALDWHPEHGDRCQHLVFTSPGLDRDGLDRLLESCLLTDAEYAAGRAAWERLPSGFDTLLEV, encoded by the coding sequence ATGAGCGGCCCGGACCGCCCGGCGCTGCCGGTGGTGATCGTCGGCGGGCTGCACGCCGAGGCCCGCCGGGCGACCGTGGCGCGGCTGCTGGCCGACGTACCCGGCAGCGTCGTCCTCCACCACGACCTGGCGACGGCCGCCGCGGGCACGGTCGTACGGACCGTGCGGGACGCCACCGGCGTCCTCTCCGCCGGCGAGGCGCCCCTCGTCAACGACTGTGCCTGCTGCGCCCTGCGCGAGGACCTCGTCCCCGAGCTGGTCCGGCTGGCGGACGCCGGGGGCACCCCGCTGGCGGTGGTCGAGCTGTGGGACTCCGTGGAGCCCAAGGCCATGGCGGAGGTGGTGACGGCCGGCGGCTTCACCGTCACCGGCGTGATCACCGCCGTGGACCCGGCGCTGGTGCTGCCGTACCTGGGCAACGGCGACGACCTCGCCGAGGGCGGCCTCGCCGCCGCGGCCACCGACCAGCGCACCGTCGCCGACACCTTCGCGCGTCAGCTGGAGTACGCGCCGGTCCTCGCCCTGGCCGACTCGCTCCCCGGCTCGCCGGAGGCCGACGACGAGGACCGCGAGCTGCTGGCCCAGCTTCATCCGACGGCCCGCCGGGTGTCGGTCGGGCCCGGTGGCGGCCGGGGCGGTGGTCATGGAGGCGGTCACGGCGGCGTCCCCGGTAACGCCCCCGCCGCCCCCGGAAGCGCCCCCGCCGCCCCCGGAAGCGCTTCCGCCGCCCCGTCCTCCGAGCTGGCCCGCGCCGCCCTCGCCGGGTTCGACGTGGAGTCCGCGGCGGCCGCCCAGCACCCGGCCTGCGCCCTGCTGCCCGCCGAGGCCGACGCGCACGGCGTCACCACGCTGGTCTGGCACCGCCGCCGCCCCTTCCACCCGGGCCGGCTGTACGCGGCGCTGGAGGACCTGACCTGTGCCGCCGCCCGCAGCCGGGGCCGGTTCTGGCTGGCCGACAAGGCGGACACGCTGCTGCACTGGGACGCCGCGGGCGGGGCGCTGTGCGTGGAGGGGGCGGGGCCGTGGCTCGCCTCGCTGCCCGACGCCGCCTGGGACCTGGTCCCGCCGGTGCGCCGTGCCGCCGCCGCGCTGGACTGGCACCCCGAGCACGGCGACCGCTGCCAGCACCTGGTCTTCACCTCTCCCGGCCTCGACCGCGACGGCCTGGACCGGCTCCTGGAGTCCTGCCTGCTGACCGACGCCGAGTACGCCGCCGGGCGGGCCGCATGGGAGCGGCTGCCGTCCGGCTTCGACACCCTCCTGGAGGTCTGA
- the rpsR gene encoding 30S ribosomal protein S18 yields MSRIPRKSDRKPAGKRPNPLDEAGVTYIDYKDTDLLRRFVSDRGKIRSRRVTRVTSQQQRRLARAIRNAREMALLPYAPR; encoded by the coding sequence ATGTCCCGGATCCCGCGCAAGAGTGACCGCAAGCCCGCCGGGAAGCGGCCCAACCCGCTGGACGAGGCCGGAGTGACGTACATCGACTACAAGGACACCGACCTGCTGCGGAGGTTCGTCTCCGACCGCGGCAAGATCCGCAGCCGCCGCGTCACCCGCGTGACGTCCCAGCAGCAGCGGCGGCTGGCCAGGGCCATCAGGAACGCGCGCGAGATGGCCCTGCTGCCGTACGCACCGCGCTGA